One genomic window of Paramormyrops kingsleyae isolate MSU_618 chromosome 22, PKINGS_0.4, whole genome shotgun sequence includes the following:
- the LOC111852860 gene encoding alpha-N-acetylgalactosaminide alpha-2,6-sialyltransferase 2-like isoform X1 has translation MLAYVRLSCGLKRHSTCDRWISAVGEHSCGHKADGERKLSLRVTKCEQTTCPYRTMKITTRWRVRHLLCVLLMFFFLGIFFLSTSPQLGVPSGIPHMSLDRIKIAFRTTEIPKILHASTAPAVVGPTDPPYIGDKYAQEDSFPQRVCQDSIRQKVAGTIFEPKILPRIPVLQWHKHFSPEEYRRLQNYPGSHGWGEVDYQILAASLTLLNTTANGLMFDDWESRANGSSCIRCAVVGNGGILRGSKMGREIDQHHYVFRTNAAVIRGFEEDVGLRTSIYTFSTNTMRNSILSTVNHEGPPKSEETRYVFIPDHDQDYVLVKAAVKDTPVEKGRERGEMASKYFGPNVTARKLKMYHPDFIRYLRNRFLRSPILKTSYWNLFRPSTGAVMLLAALHTCDQVSAYGFMTPDYQKYSNHYYDRTFQTVQFFSNHDYRMELKLWQELHQNKLIRLYMR, from the exons ATGCTGGCGTATGTCAGGTTGAGCTGCGGCCTGAAGAGACATTCAACGTGTGACAGG TGGATTTCAGCGGTCGGCGAGCACTCCTGCGGCCACAAAGCTGACGGGGAAAGGAAGTTGTCGCTCCGTGTTACGAAGTGTGAGCAG ACTACCTGTCCATACAGGACAATGAAAATAACCACGCGATGGCGGGTGAGACATCTGTTATGCGTTCTGCTTATGTTCTTCTTCCTTGGCATCTTCTTCCTGTCCACCAGTCCACAACTCGGTGTTCCCAGCGGAATCCCCCACATGTCCCTCGACAG AATCAAGATTGCCTTCAGAACCACTGAGATCCCGAAGATCTTACACGCATCCACGGCTCCTGCAGTGGTAGGACCTACAGATCCTCCTTACATTGGTGACAAATATGCCCAGGAGGACTCATTTCCACAAAGG GTCTGCCAGGATAGCATACGGCAGAAAGTTGCAGGGACGATTTTCGAGCCAAAGATCCTGCCCAGGATCCCTGTGTTGCAGTGGCACAAGCACTTTTCTCCAGAAGAGTACCGTCGCCTTCAGAACTACCCTGGATCACATGGCTGGGGGGAGGTTGACTACCAAA TCTTGGCTGcatccctcactctcctcaaCACCACGGCCAATGGGCTCATGTTTGACGACTGGGAGAGTCGGGCTAATGGCTCCTCCTGCATCCGCTGTGCAGTGGTGGGGAACGGGGGAATCCTTCGTGGCTCCAAGATGGGCCGCGAGATCGACCAGCACCACTACGTCTTCAG GACGAACGCAGCGGTGATCCGGGGTTTTGAGGAGGATGTAGGATTACGCACTTCCATCTACACATTCTCCACCAATACCATGCGCAACTCCATCCTTTCTACAGTGAACCATGAGGGACCCCCTAAGTCCGAG GAGACCAGATATGTCTTTATACCAGACCATGACCAGGACTACGTGTTGGTGAAGGCCGCTGTGAAAGACACGCCTGTGGAGAAAGGGCGAGAACGCGGCGAGAT GGCATCCAAATACTTTGGCCCCAACGTGACGGCAAGAAAGTTGAAAATGTATCACCCAGACTTCATCCGCTACCTGAGAAACAG GTTCCTGCGTTCCCCGATCTTGAAGACCAGCTACTGGAACTTGTTCCGGCCATCCACCGGTGCCGTGATGCTGCTGGCTGCCCTGCACACGTGCGATCAG GTCAGCGCCTACGGCTTCATGACCCCCGACTACCAGAAGTACTCTAACCACTATTACGACCGGACCTTCCAGACTGTGCAGTTCTTCTCCAACCACGACTACCGGATGGAGCTGAAGCTCTGGCAGGAGCTGCATCAAAACAAACTCATTCGACTATATATGCGCTAG
- the LOC111852860 gene encoding alpha-N-acetylgalactosaminide alpha-2,6-sialyltransferase 2-like isoform X2, with protein MKITTRWRVRHLLCVLLMFFFLGIFFLSTSPQLGVPSGIPHMSLDRIKIAFRTTEIPKILHASTAPAVVGPTDPPYIGDKYAQEDSFPQRVCQDSIRQKVAGTIFEPKILPRIPVLQWHKHFSPEEYRRLQNYPGSHGWGEVDYQILAASLTLLNTTANGLMFDDWESRANGSSCIRCAVVGNGGILRGSKMGREIDQHHYVFRTNAAVIRGFEEDVGLRTSIYTFSTNTMRNSILSTVNHEGPPKSEETRYVFIPDHDQDYVLVKAAVKDTPVEKGRERGEMASKYFGPNVTARKLKMYHPDFIRYLRNRFLRSPILKTSYWNLFRPSTGAVMLLAALHTCDQVSAYGFMTPDYQKYSNHYYDRTFQTVQFFSNHDYRMELKLWQELHQNKLIRLYMR; from the exons ATGAAAATAACCACGCGATGGCGGGTGAGACATCTGTTATGCGTTCTGCTTATGTTCTTCTTCCTTGGCATCTTCTTCCTGTCCACCAGTCCACAACTCGGTGTTCCCAGCGGAATCCCCCACATGTCCCTCGACAG AATCAAGATTGCCTTCAGAACCACTGAGATCCCGAAGATCTTACACGCATCCACGGCTCCTGCAGTGGTAGGACCTACAGATCCTCCTTACATTGGTGACAAATATGCCCAGGAGGACTCATTTCCACAAAGG GTCTGCCAGGATAGCATACGGCAGAAAGTTGCAGGGACGATTTTCGAGCCAAAGATCCTGCCCAGGATCCCTGTGTTGCAGTGGCACAAGCACTTTTCTCCAGAAGAGTACCGTCGCCTTCAGAACTACCCTGGATCACATGGCTGGGGGGAGGTTGACTACCAAA TCTTGGCTGcatccctcactctcctcaaCACCACGGCCAATGGGCTCATGTTTGACGACTGGGAGAGTCGGGCTAATGGCTCCTCCTGCATCCGCTGTGCAGTGGTGGGGAACGGGGGAATCCTTCGTGGCTCCAAGATGGGCCGCGAGATCGACCAGCACCACTACGTCTTCAG GACGAACGCAGCGGTGATCCGGGGTTTTGAGGAGGATGTAGGATTACGCACTTCCATCTACACATTCTCCACCAATACCATGCGCAACTCCATCCTTTCTACAGTGAACCATGAGGGACCCCCTAAGTCCGAG GAGACCAGATATGTCTTTATACCAGACCATGACCAGGACTACGTGTTGGTGAAGGCCGCTGTGAAAGACACGCCTGTGGAGAAAGGGCGAGAACGCGGCGAGAT GGCATCCAAATACTTTGGCCCCAACGTGACGGCAAGAAAGTTGAAAATGTATCACCCAGACTTCATCCGCTACCTGAGAAACAG GTTCCTGCGTTCCCCGATCTTGAAGACCAGCTACTGGAACTTGTTCCGGCCATCCACCGGTGCCGTGATGCTGCTGGCTGCCCTGCACACGTGCGATCAG GTCAGCGCCTACGGCTTCATGACCCCCGACTACCAGAAGTACTCTAACCACTATTACGACCGGACCTTCCAGACTGTGCAGTTCTTCTCCAACCACGACTACCGGATGGAGCTGAAGCTCTGGCAGGAGCTGCATCAAAACAAACTCATTCGACTATATATGCGCTAG
- the LOC111852859 gene encoding mitogen-activated protein kinase kinase kinase 3-like has translation MNERQALHSIMKDLVALQMTRRSQAPPPFDMGKPKPSCPPKRQDDVRIKFEFCGERRILMFGRPVQFDEVRQKVHAVFGQQLDLHYMNNELSIPLRSQDDLDKAIDLLDRSSNMKSIKIQLLTQEHNNAPSPSHSSVCKQVRIKGSQSMGDVNTAYQSSEPRGRHLSSSSQNTGRSSPPPGYVPERQQRIARQGSYTSINSEGEFIPETSDQCVLDPWSSAENSVSGSCQSLDSNSDSPSLRKSRMYRAKSYPDNRQDLSDRENHMYDKVVGKGGTYPRRYHVSLQHKDHAEGRGTFPRIRRPQGNLFTLVPSRRTLNGSEESLGSGWQLDAKGRLRPQDRTVPHKSPSAPLTWRRGKLLGQGAFGRVYLCYDVDTGRELAAKQVQFDPDSPETSKEVSALECEIQLLKNLHHERIVQYYGCLRDHGEKTLTIFMEYMPGGSVKDQLKAYGALTENVTRKYTRQILEGMSFLHSNMIVHRDIKGANILRDSAGNVKLGDFGASKRLQTICMSSSGIRSVTGTPYWMSPEVISGEGYGRKADVWSLGCTVVEMLTEKPPWAEYEAMAAIFKIATQPTNPTLPSHTSEQTRDFVRRIFVEARHRPSAEELLRHPFSQILC, from the exons GATGATGTCAGAATCAAGTTTGAATTTTGTGGGGAACGGAG GATCCTGATGTTTGGACGTCCGGTGCAGTTCGATGAGGTCCGACAGAAGGTCCACGCAGTCTTTGGCCAGCAGTTGGACCTGCACTACATGAACAATGAG CTGTCCATCCCTCTGCGCAGTCAAGACGACCTGGACAAGGCTATCGACCTGCTGGACCGCAGCTCCAACATGAAGAGCATCAAGATCCAGTTGCTGACCCAGGAGCATAATAAC gcccccagcccctcccacaGCTCGGTGTGTAAGCAGGTGCGCATCAAAGGCTCTCAGTCTATGGGGGACGTCAACACCGCCTACCAGTCCTCCGAGCCTAGGGGGCGCCACCTCTCATCCA GCTCCCAGAACACGGGCCGCAGCTCACCCCCGCCCGGATACGTCCCCGAGCGGCAACAACGTATCGCCCGTCAGGGCTCCTACACCAGCATCAACAGCGAGGGCGAGTTCATCCCCGAGACCAGCGaccagtgt gtcctgGACCCCTGGAGCAGTGCTGAGAACTCCGTGTCGGGCAGCTGCCAGTCCCTGGACAGCAACTCAGACAG CCCATCGCTCAGGAAGTCTCGCATGTACCGAGCCAAGAGCTACCCGGATAACCGGCAGGACCTCTCGG ACCGTGAAAACCACATGTACGACAAGGTGGTGGGAAAGGGAGGCACTTATCCCCGGAGATACCACGTCTCGCTCCAGCACAAGGACCATGCCGAGG GTCGGGGTACCTTCCCTCGGATCCGTCGCCCCCAGGGCAACTTGTTCACCCTGGTGCCATCAAGGCGAACCCTCAATGGCAGCGAGGAGAGCCTGGGCTCCGGCTGGCAGCTGGACGCCAAGGGCCGACTTCGGCCCCAGGACCGTACCGTGCCGCACAAGT CCCCTAGTGCCCCCTTGACGTGGAGGCGTGGCAAGCTTCTGGGACAGGGGGCTTTCGGGAGGGTGTATCTGTGCTACGACGTCGACACCGGCCGGGAGCTGGCGGCCAAGCAGGTCCAGTTTGACCCTGACAGTCCCGAGACCAGCAAG GAGGTAAGCGCTCTGGAGTGTGAAATCCAGTTACTGAAGAATCTCCACCATGAGCGAATCGTGCAGTACTACGGCTGTCTGCGGGACCATGGGGAGAAGACCCTCACCATCTTCATGGAGTACATGCCTGGG GGCTCGGTGAAGGACCAGCTAAAGGCCTACGGTGCCCTGACGGAGAACGTGACCCGGAAGTACACCCGACAAATCCTGGAGGGAATGTCCTTCCTGCACAGTAACATGATTGTCCATCGTGACATCAAAG GTGCCAACATCCTGCGGGACTCTGCGGGGAACGTGAAGCTGGGCGACTTTGGCGCTAGCAAGCGGCTGCAGACCATCTGCATGTCCAGCTCTGGCATCCGCTCCGTGACTGGCACCCCCTACTGGATGAGCCCGGAAGTGATCAGCGGGGAAGGCTACGGCAGAAAAGCCGACGTATG GAGCTTGGGGTGCACAGTGGTGGAAATGCTGACTGAGAAGCCACCGTGGGCAGAGTATGAGGCTATGGCCGCCATATTCAAGATCGCCACGCAGCCCACCAACCCCACGCTGCCGTCCCATACGTCGGAGCAGACGCGTGACTTTGTGCGGCGCATCTTTGTGGAGGCCAGACACCGGCCGAGTGCCGAGGAGCTCCTCAGGCACCCCTTCTCCCAGATCCTGTGTTGA